Proteins found in one Bremerella volcania genomic segment:
- a CDS encoding SDR family NAD(P)-dependent oxidoreductase: MMTHDMPVSMVIGATGGIGSATARLLASRGCRVLLVSHNEEKLQKLAEELDTPYFVADATQFEQVEAAAKHAQEKLGSVDSIINCVGSLILKPAHITTQKDLEQTIALNVTTAFAAIRAASSVMRDSGGSVVLFSSAAARIGLANHEAIAAAKGAVEGLVKSAATTYAGKNIRVNAIAPGLVETPLTEVIWSRPRSAEASKALHPLGRLGKPEEIASLAAWLVDPHNSWITGQIIGVDGGLAGLKTG, translated from the coding sequence ATGATGACGCACGATATGCCGGTTTCCATGGTGATTGGGGCAACCGGCGGGATCGGCTCTGCCACGGCCCGCCTGCTTGCTTCTCGCGGGTGTCGAGTACTGTTGGTATCTCATAACGAAGAGAAGCTTCAAAAGCTTGCCGAAGAACTGGATACCCCTTACTTCGTGGCCGACGCGACCCAGTTCGAGCAAGTCGAGGCGGCGGCCAAGCACGCACAAGAGAAGTTGGGTAGCGTCGACTCGATTATCAACTGCGTTGGATCGCTGATTCTGAAGCCAGCCCATATCACGACGCAGAAGGATCTGGAGCAGACCATCGCGCTGAACGTCACCACCGCATTCGCCGCGATTCGTGCGGCCAGTAGCGTGATGCGAGATTCAGGCGGGAGCGTCGTCCTGTTTTCGTCAGCCGCCGCTCGCATCGGACTTGCCAACCATGAAGCGATTGCCGCGGCGAAAGGGGCCGTCGAAGGTTTGGTCAAGTCGGCCGCGACAACGTACGCAGGCAAGAACATTCGTGTGAATGCCATCGCCCCTGGCCTGGTCGAGACACCCCTTACGGAAGTAATCTGGTCACGCCCAAGATCGGCCGAAGCCTCGAAGGCATTACATCCTCTGGGCCGGCTCGGAAAGCCTGAGGAAATTGCTTCACTTGCCGCTTGGCTCGTCGATCCTCATAACAGTTGGATCACCGGACAGATTATTGGCGTCGATGGAGGTCTGGCTGGACTAAAGACTGGCTAG
- a CDS encoding vWA domain-containing protein — MSEHSTASPQAHPRRPIQQAQPQSADVADASDATGEETAPKRNWWKLAALWSMPAWLVSLLFHFLGLTALVVATINPPPLPETLNLLAASDEPLEELEEMVVEFEPEIEPEMEVEMEAPDMLSESFELTALTPDAAMMSESISVESLMPSKPADFAGMDPNGLMADLDGMGAEVGKMAKFFGTKAEGQRICFVVDNSASMTSGRMETALVELDKAIDSLSAKQKFYIVFYSDTAYPLFYPTPAMEMVNANDKNKKLVRDWLSTVQMCWRTDGRDAITLALNLKPDLIYILGDGAFTDKADIELANTSLKGITIHTMGMQVKKQDRDKFAAIAQAHGGTYKDVGITDEGKQLMKMNGPIPRNQKRNGIWGIKLK, encoded by the coding sequence ATGTCCGAACATTCAACGGCCTCGCCTCAGGCCCACCCACGTCGACCAATCCAACAAGCTCAACCTCAGTCCGCTGACGTTGCAGATGCCTCGGATGCTACCGGCGAAGAAACTGCGCCCAAACGCAATTGGTGGAAGTTAGCCGCTCTGTGGAGCATGCCTGCCTGGCTGGTCAGTTTGTTGTTTCACTTCCTCGGCCTGACAGCGTTGGTGGTCGCGACGATCAACCCTCCGCCACTGCCAGAGACGCTCAATCTACTGGCGGCCAGTGACGAGCCTCTCGAAGAACTCGAAGAGATGGTCGTCGAGTTCGAGCCTGAGATCGAGCCAGAAATGGAAGTCGAGATGGAGGCTCCCGATATGTTGTCGGAGTCATTCGAACTGACGGCGCTGACGCCGGATGCCGCCATGATGAGCGAATCGATCTCGGTAGAATCACTGATGCCATCCAAGCCGGCAGACTTCGCTGGAATGGACCCGAACGGGCTCATGGCAGATCTGGATGGCATGGGAGCTGAAGTTGGCAAGATGGCAAAGTTCTTCGGCACCAAAGCCGAGGGGCAACGCATCTGCTTTGTGGTCGATAACTCGGCCAGTATGACCTCGGGCCGTATGGAGACCGCCCTGGTCGAACTCGACAAGGCAATCGACTCGCTGTCGGCCAAACAAAAGTTCTACATCGTCTTCTATAGCGATACGGCGTACCCGTTGTTTTATCCCACGCCAGCCATGGAAATGGTAAACGCCAACGACAAGAACAAAAAGCTTGTCCGAGACTGGCTGAGCACCGTTCAGATGTGCTGGCGAACCGATGGCCGAGATGCGATCACGCTGGCTCTCAATCTGAAGCCTGACTTGATTTACATCCTCGGAGACGGGGCATTCACCGACAAAGCGGATATTGAACTCGCGAATACGTCCCTCAAGGGGATTACCATTCACACCATGGGCATGCAGGTCAAGAAGCAGGATCGCGACAAGTTCGCCGCCATCGCGCAGGCTCACGGAGGGACCTACAAAGACGTAGGGATCACCGACGAAGGGAAACAGCTGATGAAGATGAATGGCCCCATTCCGCGAAATCAAAAGCGCAACGGCATCTGGGGCATTAAGCTGAAATAG
- a CDS encoding carboxypeptidase-like regulatory domain-containing protein, translated as MRINLTVFFYLAAPLIIASAAGCSGNAAGLHLVPAKGTITLDGTPLAGADVEFTPENVKVNEDGLGGSSGFANTDDSGHFEMYTASYAGVQPGEYRVRINKISQPEITNPEARVPKGKEMVPPQYNTQSDLIVEIDDDGNTDLNFELKSP; from the coding sequence ATGAGAATCAACCTGACGGTATTTTTTTATCTGGCGGCGCCGCTGATCATCGCCAGCGCGGCCGGTTGTAGTGGCAACGCTGCGGGTCTTCATCTTGTTCCCGCCAAGGGAACGATCACCTTGGATGGAACACCTTTGGCGGGCGCCGATGTTGAGTTCACGCCGGAGAATGTCAAAGTCAATGAAGATGGCCTCGGAGGATCGAGCGGCTTCGCCAACACCGACGACTCCGGCCATTTCGAGATGTACACGGCCTCGTATGCTGGCGTTCAGCCGGGAGAATACCGCGTTCGTATCAATAAGATCTCGCAGCCAGAGATCACCAACCCCGAAGCTCGTGTGCCCAAGGGCAAGGAGATGGTCCCTCCCCAGTACAACACCCAGAGTGACCTGATCGTAGAAATTGACGACGACGGTAACACCGACCTCAACTTTGAATTGAAGTCACCATGA
- the nrfH gene encoding cytochrome c nitrite reductase small subunit, with the protein MTQRENSSPRRDQRFRRRYPRAKIYAGLFSSFFAILLGVVLGLGTFTFGYGKGASYLSNDPKSCVNCHVMQEPYDTWQKSSHHDVAVCNDCHLSHDPIGKWVTKADNGFFHSLAFTFDDYPDPLRIKPRNRLVTQHSCLHCHADFVHNMLPASPNRETMSCVHCHADVGHSLHSRVYPTLEPDSR; encoded by the coding sequence ATGACTCAGCGCGAGAACTCATCACCGCGGAGAGACCAGCGGTTCCGGCGCCGATACCCGAGAGCCAAGATCTACGCAGGACTGTTCTCTTCGTTTTTTGCCATCCTTCTCGGGGTGGTTCTCGGACTGGGAACATTCACCTTTGGCTACGGCAAAGGGGCGAGCTATCTCAGCAATGATCCCAAGAGTTGCGTCAACTGTCATGTGATGCAAGAGCCCTACGATACCTGGCAGAAATCGAGCCATCATGACGTCGCCGTTTGCAACGATTGCCATCTCTCTCACGACCCGATTGGTAAGTGGGTAACCAAAGCAGACAACGGCTTCTTTCATTCGTTGGCGTTCACCTTTGACGACTACCCCGATCCTTTGCGGATCAAGCCTCGCAATCGCCTGGTAACGCAGCATTCCTGTTTGCATTGTCATGCTGACTTTGTGCACAACATGCTCCCGGCGAGTCCAAACCGCGAGACGATGTCGTGCGTCCATTGCCATGCGGACGTTGGACATTCGCTTCATTCGAGGGTTTATCCCACTTTGGAACCTGACTCCCGTTGA
- a CDS encoding MarR family winged helix-turn-helix transcriptional regulator has protein sequence MNLWRTYDRLKAFEEQVFGHAGLSAQQYNTLRLLKSVHPDSMPTLVLGSRLISRAPDMTRLLDKLEQRGLLSRERRPENRRVVEVTITPQGLELLEELASEVRDCHRKQLGHLSPDALRLLASLLKEAREPHEDETNLSLVDE, from the coding sequence TTGAATTTATGGCGTACCTACGATCGTCTGAAAGCGTTCGAGGAACAGGTCTTCGGCCACGCCGGCCTTTCCGCCCAGCAATATAACACACTTCGACTGCTGAAGTCGGTGCATCCTGATTCGATGCCGACGCTGGTGCTGGGCTCACGGTTGATTTCTCGTGCTCCGGACATGACCCGGCTGTTAGATAAGCTCGAGCAACGCGGTTTACTGTCTCGTGAGAGACGTCCTGAGAACCGGCGGGTGGTCGAGGTGACCATTACCCCCCAGGGGTTGGAACTGCTGGAAGAACTCGCTTCGGAAGTTCGCGACTGTCATCGAAAGCAATTGGGACATCTTTCTCCTGACGCACTTCGTCTTCTGGCCTCGCTGCTGAAAGAAGCCCGCGAGCCTCACGAAGATGAAACGAACCTGTCATTGGTTGATGAATAG
- a CDS encoding DUF1559 domain-containing protein produces the protein MSHPSQDRRAAFTLVELLVVIAIIGVLIALLLPAVQQAREAARRMSCSNNLKNLALGIHNYHDIFGTFPPGFIDADFNPPNFATTGGQDGGYSWQTLILPMIEQSALHDQFDFKYHVYGSTGGSHGGSVPSNHNAVSTPLDIFSCPSDVKPETTTSQPDSSTVGYHANIATSSYAGSRGSYERSATPGSELQHHRTVCNGILFENSAISFRDIEDGASNTLMLGEIRWRSNNVGSKNNVLYGSVASGGQARADYINGDESVDQSAGPFRHIRSTRTAINARITNADKYGRAFASYHPGGAMFAMSDASVRFISEVINHPGYTWDANNPYGTGDQSNFGTYQRLGARNDSLVLSNF, from the coding sequence ATGTCGCACCCTTCTCAAGACCGGCGTGCCGCGTTTACTCTTGTCGAACTATTAGTCGTGATCGCGATCATCGGTGTTCTGATTGCCTTACTGCTGCCGGCCGTACAGCAGGCACGAGAGGCGGCTCGGCGAATGAGTTGCTCGAACAACTTGAAGAATCTCGCATTAGGTATTCACAACTACCACGATATCTTTGGCACTTTCCCGCCTGGGTTTATTGACGCCGATTTCAATCCGCCCAACTTTGCGACCACCGGCGGTCAAGACGGCGGGTACTCGTGGCAAACGCTGATCCTTCCCATGATCGAGCAGTCGGCCCTCCACGATCAATTCGACTTCAAATATCACGTTTATGGATCGACCGGCGGAAGTCACGGGGGCAGTGTGCCATCGAATCACAATGCCGTTTCCACTCCGCTGGATATCTTCTCGTGTCCGTCTGACGTCAAACCTGAAACAACGACCTCGCAGCCCGATTCTTCGACGGTGGGCTACCACGCCAATATCGCCACCAGCAGCTATGCCGGCAGCCGTGGGAGCTACGAACGAAGCGCCACTCCGGGATCGGAACTTCAACACCACAGAACCGTCTGCAATGGGATTCTCTTTGAAAATTCGGCGATTTCTTTCCGAGACATCGAAGATGGTGCATCCAACACGCTGATGCTGGGTGAGATTCGCTGGCGCAGCAACAATGTCGGCTCAAAGAACAACGTTCTCTACGGGTCGGTTGCTTCCGGGGGACAAGCGCGAGCAGACTACATCAATGGTGACGAGTCAGTAGATCAATCAGCCGGGCCCTTCCGGCACATTCGCTCGACTCGCACGGCGATCAATGCTCGTATCACCAATGCGGATAAGTACGGCCGAGCATTCGCAAGTTACCACCCAGGTGGCGCCATGTTCGCGATGAGTGACGCCTCGGTTCGTTTCATCAGCGAGGTGATCAATCACCCAGGCTACACGTGGGACGCGAATAACCCGTACGGCACCGGCGATCAAAGCAACTTTGGAACCTATCAGCGACTTGGGGCTCGCAACGACAGCTTGGTCTTGAGCAATTTCTAA
- a CDS encoding HD domain-containing protein encodes MAIDMRGIARQIVRDYDLPLTGCHGLAHWARVYDIGQRLAEASGADKEVVALFSLFHDSKRQNEGHDPDHGQRGAEFAKQLRGDLFELSDSQFAQLFEACCGHTHCRHHADVTIGTCWDSDRLDLGRVGMQPDPYYLNTDEAKRKETIDWAHGRATFYVVPEWIAERWGVEFPAFAGGRH; translated from the coding sequence ATGGCGATAGACATGCGAGGGATTGCCCGACAAATCGTTCGAGATTACGACTTACCCCTGACGGGATGCCACGGTCTGGCGCATTGGGCACGTGTCTACGATATTGGCCAGCGACTGGCGGAAGCGAGTGGAGCCGACAAGGAAGTGGTCGCGTTATTCTCTTTATTTCATGATTCCAAGCGACAAAACGAGGGGCACGATCCAGATCACGGACAGCGTGGGGCCGAATTCGCCAAGCAGCTTCGCGGAGACTTGTTCGAGTTATCCGACTCTCAATTCGCGCAGCTATTCGAGGCATGCTGTGGACATACGCACTGTCGGCATCATGCCGACGTCACGATCGGAACGTGCTGGGATTCTGATCGACTGGACTTAGGACGCGTAGGCATGCAGCCCGACCCTTATTACCTCAACACCGACGAGGCGAAGCGAAAAGAGACGATCGATTGGGCGCACGGGCGTGCCACGTTTTATGTGGTTCCCGAGTGGATTGCCGAGCGATGGGGAGTTGAGTTCCCGGCTTTCGCCGGCGGGCGGCACTAA
- a CDS encoding NAD(P)/FAD-dependent oxidoreductase encodes MIDIQNKPQVVVIGGGPAGATVSTLLAQQGVRVELFEREKFPRFHIGESLIPETYWVLKRLNMLPKLKDSQFIKKYSVQFVSDSGKQSAPFYFHDNKDHDCSQTWQVRRSEFDEMMLRNAEEHGVKTHEGVRVLDVLFDGERAIGIQIMDENGEKRDVHADVVVDASGQSSMLINKLKLRVPDPSLNKGSIWTYYKGAKRDPGRDEGATTVLQVENKQGWFWYIPLHDDIVSIGVVGDFDYLFKGRGSHEQVFAEELERCPAAKMRVEGAEQVTKIFATKDFTYKSKQAAGDGWVLIGDALGFLDPLYSSGVLLALKSGELAADAIVEGLKKGDTSRNQLAHWEREYMVGMERMRKLVCEYYDGFNFGRFVRRFPNHRGDITDLLIGDLFKDSLDEVFESIATMKSESEMMAE; translated from the coding sequence ATGATCGATATTCAGAACAAGCCGCAAGTCGTCGTCATCGGGGGTGGTCCTGCAGGAGCAACCGTCAGCACCCTTCTCGCCCAGCAAGGCGTCCGCGTGGAACTTTTCGAGCGCGAGAAGTTTCCTCGTTTTCACATTGGTGAATCGCTTATTCCTGAAACGTACTGGGTCCTCAAGCGTTTGAACATGCTGCCCAAGCTGAAGGACAGCCAGTTCATCAAGAAGTACAGCGTTCAGTTCGTCAGTGACTCGGGCAAGCAATCGGCTCCCTTCTACTTTCACGACAACAAAGATCACGACTGCTCGCAGACATGGCAAGTCCGTCGCAGCGAGTTCGACGAGATGATGCTTCGCAACGCCGAGGAACATGGCGTGAAAACGCACGAAGGCGTGCGCGTGCTCGACGTCCTCTTCGACGGAGAACGTGCCATCGGCATTCAAATCATGGACGAAAACGGCGAGAAACGAGACGTCCACGCCGACGTCGTGGTCGATGCGAGTGGTCAAAGCTCGATGTTGATCAACAAGCTGAAGTTGCGAGTCCCTGACCCGTCGCTGAACAAGGGCTCGATCTGGACCTACTACAAGGGCGCCAAACGCGACCCTGGTCGCGATGAAGGAGCAACGACGGTCCTGCAGGTCGAAAACAAGCAAGGCTGGTTCTGGTACATTCCTCTTCACGACGACATCGTGAGTATCGGCGTCGTGGGTGACTTCGACTATCTGTTCAAAGGGCGAGGTTCGCACGAACAGGTCTTCGCCGAAGAACTCGAGCGCTGCCCTGCCGCGAAGATGCGTGTCGAAGGGGCCGAACAGGTCACCAAGATCTTCGCCACGAAGGACTTCACCTACAAATCGAAGCAGGCCGCTGGCGATGGCTGGGTTCTGATTGGTGATGCCCTTGGTTTTCTGGATCCTCTCTATTCCTCGGGCGTGTTACTGGCTTTAAAGTCAGGCGAGCTTGCCGCCGATGCGATCGTCGAGGGCTTGAAGAAAGGGGACACCAGTCGCAACCAACTAGCCCACTGGGAAAGAGAGTATATGGTGGGGATGGAACGGATGCGGAAGCTCGTCTGCGAATATTACGACGGCTTCAACTTCGGCCGTTTCGTTCGTCGCTTCCCCAACCATCGCGGTGATATTACGGATCTTCTGATTGGTGATTTGTTCAAAGACAGCCTCGACGAAGTCTTTGAATCGATCGCCACCATGAAGTCAGAATCGGAAATGATGGCTGAATAA
- a CDS encoding 2-oxo acid dehydrogenase subunit E2, which yields MPAHRALVTDLMWLHRTMPTVSQVKTFDLSELRTVRKACPRRISWAIAFLRAYALTALEFPSLRRTYLTWPWPHLYEHPQTVGNLVVSRQVSSESWLFFAPIADAENFTLDRQQGLLERYQTGPVEEVFKNQVRLAHYPFFVRRLLWWLRFHGSPGKRIKRLGTFAVTTVAGQGVTILDPRAPVTSTLTYGPINEAGQCSVTIAYDHRVMDGKEVAEILIATERIMQTRIVREFHELAQLHRSRSKAA from the coding sequence ATGCCAGCGCATCGGGCGCTGGTGACGGACTTGATGTGGTTGCACCGCACGATGCCGACGGTATCTCAGGTAAAGACATTTGATCTGAGTGAGCTACGCACGGTTCGCAAAGCATGTCCGCGTCGAATTTCCTGGGCGATCGCATTTCTGCGTGCCTATGCTTTGACGGCACTCGAGTTTCCGAGTCTTCGACGGACTTATTTGACGTGGCCCTGGCCCCATTTATATGAGCATCCCCAGACGGTCGGCAATTTGGTTGTATCGCGGCAAGTCAGCAGTGAAAGCTGGTTATTCTTCGCACCCATTGCCGACGCCGAGAATTTTACGCTCGACCGGCAGCAAGGGCTGCTCGAACGATACCAAACAGGGCCTGTGGAAGAGGTTTTCAAAAACCAGGTTCGCCTGGCGCATTATCCCTTCTTCGTGCGACGGCTGCTGTGGTGGTTGCGATTTCATGGTTCGCCTGGCAAACGCATCAAGCGGCTGGGTACGTTCGCGGTCACAACGGTGGCAGGGCAGGGGGTTACCATTCTGGACCCGCGTGCCCCGGTAACGTCGACGCTCACCTATGGCCCAATCAACGAGGCCGGACAGTGCAGCGTTACGATTGCCTACGACCATCGCGTGATGGATGGCAAGGAAGTGGCCGAGATCTTAATCGCCACCGAACGAATCATGCAGACGCGGATCGTGCGGGAATTTCACGAACTGGCTCAGTTGCATCGATCTCGAAGCAAAGCGGCTTAG
- a CDS encoding sulfatase-like hydrolase/transferase: protein MKLIRLPLLLLLCCLVTAPISAAERPPNVILVFIDDMGWGDFSSFGNEDATTENCDRLAEEGIRFTQFYVNSPICSPSRTAISTGQYPQRWKISSYLAHRQLNKRRGMAQWLDPTAPMLADMLHDAGYATGHFGKWHMGGQRDVGEAPLISEYGFDASLTNFEGLGDRVLAELDAYDGKKPRLHTLGSDKLGRGKITWEKRDKITQTFVDATIDFIKEAKANNKPFYVNVWPDDVHSPFFPPKERRGDQTKRQLYLGVLETMDEQLGTLFDFVRSDEQLRDNTLILMCSDNGPELGAGSAGPYRGHKTTLYEGGVRSPLIVWGPGLIDADKSGTTNDQSVFAAFDLVPSLLSICGTSAKEGVTFDGEALPGVLLGKTNASHSTPICFRRPPDRPELEGQQLPDLAVRDGKWKLLCSYDGSDVELYDLDQDKSETTNVAEKNPQVVASLKGTLLAWHKSMPADNGQDWEPK, encoded by the coding sequence ATGAAGCTCATACGCTTGCCTTTGCTGCTGCTACTTTGCTGCCTGGTTACAGCACCCATCTCTGCGGCCGAGCGTCCTCCAAACGTGATCCTGGTATTCATCGACGACATGGGCTGGGGGGACTTCTCGAGCTTTGGCAACGAGGACGCTACCACCGAGAACTGCGATCGCCTGGCCGAAGAAGGCATTCGATTCACGCAGTTTTACGTTAACTCGCCCATCTGTTCGCCATCACGCACAGCGATCTCAACTGGCCAGTATCCGCAGCGCTGGAAGATCTCGTCTTACCTGGCCCATCGCCAACTGAACAAGCGGCGGGGCATGGCGCAGTGGCTTGACCCTACCGCGCCAATGCTTGCCGATATGCTTCACGACGCAGGCTACGCTACCGGGCACTTCGGCAAATGGCATATGGGAGGTCAACGTGACGTGGGCGAGGCACCGCTGATCAGCGAGTATGGCTTCGATGCGTCGCTTACCAACTTCGAAGGCCTGGGGGACCGCGTTCTCGCAGAGCTTGATGCTTACGATGGCAAGAAGCCGCGACTGCACACACTTGGCAGCGACAAGCTCGGACGTGGCAAGATCACCTGGGAGAAGCGTGACAAGATCACCCAGACGTTCGTTGATGCAACCATCGATTTCATTAAAGAGGCGAAAGCGAACAACAAGCCGTTTTACGTGAACGTCTGGCCGGACGACGTTCACTCCCCGTTCTTTCCTCCCAAAGAGCGCCGCGGAGACCAAACCAAACGGCAACTCTATTTGGGTGTGCTGGAAACCATGGACGAACAGTTAGGCACGCTCTTCGACTTCGTTCGCAGCGACGAGCAACTGCGTGACAATACGTTGATTTTGATGTGTTCCGACAACGGCCCGGAACTGGGTGCCGGCAGTGCGGGACCTTATCGCGGCCACAAAACGACCCTGTACGAAGGAGGCGTCCGATCGCCGCTGATCGTGTGGGGACCGGGTTTGATCGATGCCGATAAGAGCGGTACCACGAATGACCAATCGGTCTTTGCAGCGTTCGACCTGGTACCGAGCCTGCTTTCGATTTGCGGAACGAGTGCGAAAGAAGGTGTCACTTTCGACGGCGAAGCCTTGCCGGGCGTTCTCCTGGGGAAAACGAACGCTTCCCACTCGACCCCCATCTGTTTTCGCCGCCCGCCTGATCGACCGGAACTGGAAGGCCAGCAACTTCCCGACCTGGCCGTCCGCGACGGAAAGTGGAAACTGCTTTGTAGCTATGATGGCAGCGACGTCGAACTGTATGACCTGGACCAGGACAAGAGCGAAACGACCAATGTCGCTGAGAAGAATCCCCAAGTGGTCGCATCGCTGAAAGGAACCTTGCTCGCCTGGCACAAGTCGATGCCGGCGGATAACGGCCAAGACTGGGAACCGAAGTAA
- a CDS encoding ammonia-forming cytochrome c nitrite reductase subunit c552, whose translation MSSDNSSGSSNRRPSFASLAGLMLLFAVVTFGLVALLTNIFEKKQEARVPFVRLEEVDEVTTDPKIWGVNWPDQYDSYLLTVDSEESEYGGSEALTASKLEAHPWLKRLYAGYAFSLDYREARGHAYMLSDQEVTKRVTERKQAGACLHCHASIIPTYRRLGLMEEGNTEVTAEDLASDFNWPAVMAGFKAMSAMEYADAHGELMKTPDGTSGEGKAHPVSCVDCHDPESMAIRVTRPGFVQGIAALAKSDDPVVHLPSIERWRGGNRERDYDPNLDASRQEMRTFVCAQCHVEYYCASKETLFFPWGNGLKVEQIEKLYDDHKFPDGSDFLDYKHGETGAKIYKAQHPEFELWSQGIHARSGVSCADCHMPYERKGAMKVSSHNVRSPMLNVNRSCQTCHNVNEGELKQRVEIIQARTQDLIERSAVAMTSMLDAINAAKAAGATDEQLAPILELQKKGMWRLDFISSENSKGFHADQEAARILGEAIDYCRQAEIEAIRLRAPDSPDVEVDAVEVKGITPDDKAPTG comes from the coding sequence ATGAGTTCTGACAACTCTTCCGGCAGTTCGAACCGTAGACCGTCCTTTGCTTCGTTGGCGGGACTGATGCTGTTGTTCGCCGTGGTGACGTTCGGCCTGGTGGCGCTGCTGACCAATATCTTCGAGAAGAAGCAGGAGGCTCGGGTACCGTTTGTCCGGCTGGAGGAAGTCGACGAAGTGACGACGGACCCCAAAATCTGGGGCGTCAATTGGCCGGACCAGTATGATTCTTACCTGCTGACGGTAGATTCCGAAGAGTCCGAATACGGCGGATCCGAGGCGTTGACGGCCAGCAAACTCGAGGCACATCCGTGGCTCAAACGATTGTACGCAGGGTATGCATTCAGCCTCGATTATCGCGAGGCCCGTGGCCATGCCTACATGCTTAGTGATCAAGAGGTGACCAAACGCGTGACCGAGCGGAAGCAAGCGGGGGCTTGTCTGCATTGTCATGCTTCGATCATTCCCACCTACCGCCGATTGGGGCTGATGGAAGAAGGTAACACCGAGGTCACCGCGGAGGATCTGGCCTCCGATTTCAATTGGCCGGCCGTGATGGCTGGCTTCAAGGCGATGAGCGCCATGGAATACGCCGATGCCCATGGCGAGCTAATGAAGACGCCCGATGGGACGTCAGGCGAGGGGAAAGCGCATCCGGTGAGTTGCGTTGATTGCCACGATCCCGAGTCGATGGCGATTCGAGTCACGCGACCAGGCTTCGTCCAAGGAATTGCGGCACTAGCCAAGAGTGACGATCCGGTGGTTCATCTACCGAGTATCGAGCGCTGGCGCGGCGGGAACCGAGAACGCGATTACGACCCGAATCTCGATGCCTCGCGACAAGAAATGAGAACGTTCGTCTGTGCCCAGTGTCACGTCGAGTATTACTGTGCGAGCAAAGAGACACTGTTCTTTCCTTGGGGTAATGGGCTGAAAGTAGAGCAGATCGAAAAGCTATACGACGATCACAAGTTCCCCGACGGCAGTGATTTCCTCGACTACAAACATGGTGAAACGGGGGCCAAGATCTACAAGGCTCAGCATCCAGAGTTCGAGCTATGGAGTCAGGGAATTCATGCCCGCAGCGGCGTGAGTTGCGCTGATTGTCATATGCCCTACGAACGAAAGGGGGCGATGAAGGTCAGTAGCCATAATGTTCGTAGCCCGATGTTGAACGTCAACCGATCGTGCCAAACGTGCCACAATGTGAATGAGGGTGAGTTGAAGCAGCGGGTCGAAATCATTCAGGCTAGAACGCAAGATCTGATCGAGCGATCGGCCGTCGCGATGACTTCGATGCTCGACGCGATCAACGCGGCCAAGGCAGCCGGTGCCACGGATGAGCAATTGGCGCCGATTCTGGAACTTCAAAAGAAGGGAATGTGGCGGCTCGACTTTATCAGCAGTGAAAACTCGAAGGGGTTTCACGCCGATCAGGAAGCAGCGCGGATCTTGGGCGAAGCGATCGACTACTGCCGGCAAGCGGAAATCGAAGCGATTAGGCTTCGCGCCCCGGATTCGCCGGATGTCGAGGTCGATGCGGTCGAGGTGAAAGGGATCACCCCAGACGATAAGGCACCCACTGGCTAG